The nucleotide sequence TTCACTCTTCGAATATTATTCTCTTTTATAAGCTCATTTTTTATCTCAAACGAGAGAAATCGATTAAAAAAGATTGAAAGAGCCAGCATGCGGAAGATTTTATCTCTTATCTTTAAAACGGATTTTGATTGGAGAAAGAATTCGTAACAATTGCAGTCAAGATATGAGGACTTTAATTTCAGTGTTTTGGTTTTAGCATATTTACATTATTTTCGACCCTTAAATGCAAAAATTTCAACTATTCAATTGGAGTACTAGTTAATGAATATTGCCTTCATAAATCCCCCGTTTTTCCCAAAGTATTCAAGGGGATCGAGAAGTCCAGCTGTCACCAAAAGCGGAACAGTTTACTATCCTATTTGGTTAGCACTTGCAGCAGGAGTTGCAGAAAAAAATGGTCATCAAATCACACTAATTGATGCACCTGCGGAAGCTATTTCAGTTGAAGAAACGATGAACAGGTTAGCCAACTTTAATCCTCGAATTGCTGTAATTGAAACAAGCACTGGAAGCATCAGCAGTGATATAAAGTTTGCTGAAGAAGTAAAAAAGAAATTTGATAACGTATTAGTCTGTTTGGTTGGAAACCACGTAACTGCCGTTGATAAAGACACCCTAAAAAGTTCAAATTTGATAGATGCAATTGCCAGAAATGAATACGAAGCCACCATCGTCGAATTAGCAGAACGACTTGAAAAGAAAGAATCACTGGAAAATGTTCTCTCACTTACTTGGAGAAATGGAATTGAAATTGTTGCGAACGGTCATCGCCCTGCTTTAACGCAGGAAGATCTTGATGCTATGCCATTTGCAAGTGAAATTTTTAAAAGATTTTGTAATTCTAGAGATTATTTTTTTGCAGCTGGCCGTTTCCCGCAAATGATGGTTTATACTGGCAGAGGTTGTCCATATCTGTGTACCTGGTGTGTTTATCCTCAAAATTTTTATGGACATACATATAGACATCGTTCTCCACAAAGCATTGCTGCTGAGTTTAAGTACATTGAAGAAAATTTTCCTGAAGTTGTGGAAGTAACAATTGAAGATGATACTTATACAGTATTTAAAAAACATACTATTGAAATTTGTAAGCTTCTTATTGAACAAAATAACAAACTAACTTGGACTTGCAATGTAAGAGCTGATCTGGACGAAGAAACAATGCACTGGATGAAAAAGGCAGGATGTCGTTTAGTCATCGTTGGATTTGAAAGTGGCTCGAATGAAATCTTAAAGTTGATGAAAAAAGGTGTGCGAGTTGAACAGTTTACAGCGGCTGAAAATGCTCGTAAAGCTGGATTGCTAATCCACGCCTGCTATATGATGGGAAATAGAGGCGAAACTTTACAAACGATGAACGAAACTCTTACTTTAGCAAAGAGACTTAATACTGATACTGCGCAATTCTTTCCGCTGATGTTGTATCCCGGAACCGAAGCTTACGACTGGGCAAAAAAGGAAGGACTGATAACAGCAAAAACCTGGGATGACTGGCTTACTCCTGAAGGTCTGCACAATACGGTTGTCGGTACGCATGATCTTTCAGCTCAAGAGATTGTCGACTTTTGTAATTATGCAAGAAGAGAATATTACTTAAGGGCTGCATATTTCTCTATGAAAGCAAAGAACATTATCAGACATCCATCAGAACTTAAAAGAACATTAAAAGCTTTTCTCACTTTTTACAAGCACCTTTTTAGTAAAGAGTCCAAAGCTAACACAGATAAGTTCAAGACTCGATTATCACACGACAAAGATGTAACAACTGAAATAAATGGGGAAAAAGGTTTGAATAATGTTGTTAAAAAATCTTCTGAGGCAACAGTAATTCAGAAAGAAACAGTAGTATAGATTACTATAAATATTTATTCTGATTCTATTAAGTAAGTCTTTGATTAATCATAATAGAACTATATGACTTTCTTCTCTCTTTTCGTTTAAAAATGCGATGCCAATCAAAATACAAAATTGATTTATATATTTAGCCTTACTATTTATAATATTTATTGATACAAGTGGAACTTTACATTGCAGCTATTTTCTGGTTTGCTGTCTTACTCCTTCTTCATGCATATCTGATTTATCCTTTTTCGCTTAGGATATTCAAACTTTTTAAATCCAGACCATTTACTGCGGATCAAGACTATTTCCCATCGATTTCAATTTTAATTGCAGCATACAATGAAGAAAAGGTTATTGCTGAAAGGATTGAGAATATCAAGAACCTCAACTTTGATTTTGGCAAGCTGGAATTGATCATAGGATCAGATTGTTCTTCAGATCGAACAAGTGAGATAGTACAGAGTAAGAGCAAAGACTATAACTGGTTGAAATGTGTAAATTTTGAGCAGCGAAGAGGAAAAGCTACCGTGCTAAATGATCTGTTTAAAACAGCTAAGAATGATATACTTGTTTTTAGTGACGCCAATACTAAGTTTAACAAAGATGCGCTTGTTAAGTTAGTATCTGAATTTGATGATCAAAAAGTGGGTGGTGTGTGCGGCCGTTTGGTTTTGGAAGAGCCCGCAGATGATTTCGATAAAACCAACCGGGAAAGATTGTATTGGCAGTATGAAACGCAGCTAAAAAAACTTGAAGGTAATCTGGGTACGCTCATCGCAGCAAACGGTGGTATTTATGCGATAAGGAAAAAACTGTTCACTAAATTTCCGGTTCAAGTTGCTATAACTGATGATTTGTTTCAGACATTAGCTGTACTTCAACAGGGTTTTCAGTTTTTATACAAATATGATGCTATAGCAGTTGAGGAGGTATCGAAAGAAATTATAACCGAATTCAGAAGAAAAGTCCGGTTCGCAACGACAAATTTTCAAACTCTGAAATTTTTCGGGGGTCTTCTCATCCCTAAAAAGATACTTTTATCGTATGCTTTTTTTTCACACAAAGTGATACGCTGGTTCGTACCTCTGCTTCTGATATTATTGCTGATTACAAATGCATTGTTAATCGATCATCAATATTTTTATAAAATCATTTTCTATTTTCAAATCGGATTTTATGTATCCGCTCTAGTGGGATTTATTCTTAATAAATTGAAAATTAATATTTCAATATTTAGTATCATCTACTATTATGTATTCACTAACCTGGCATTGCTTATTGGACTATATAAATTTCTGATGAGGAAGCAGGTATATATTTGGAACTCAACCCCAAGATAGAATATGATAAAATCCCTATTTAATTCCATCTGCAACCATTTAACCTAACCCATGCAGCCAACTACAAAAGTCTCGAGTAATGTTTCTGCAATATTTTTTGGCAGGGGCGCGGAAATGCTCATCACTCTTGTTTCGGTTACACTCATTGCACGTAATCTCGGTGTCGAGCAGTATGGTTTGTTCTCTTCTATTGTTGCTTTGACTGTACTGGTTTCTAAATTTATTGATATTGGTTTTGGTCCGATTGTCTTCAGAGAGTCGTCAAAGAAAGATTCAAGCTACGATCTGCTTAACACAGCATTTAGTCTGCGGATAATTTTGTTGTTTGGTTTGTTTCTTGTCTTCAACACTTTTTCTTTGATAACAAATCTGAACCAGAAGGAACTGATCCTTTCCAACATCCTTTTTCTGAACATTATATTTTCATCAAAATACATGAACTTCCGTGAACTTCTGGAAGTTTTGTTCAAGGTTAATCTGAATATGTTCAGCGTTATGCTGTTTAATACGATTGATAGTATCGTGTTGCTCATTCTTGTTTTTTTGATGTCTTATACAGGAGGAGGACTTGAATATTTGGTTATAGCTTATGTTGCCGCAAATATTCCCGGATTTTTACTTCTGATTATCTATCTTCATAAAAAGTATAAGTATAAATTTAATTTTTCTTTTAAAGAGGGAATCTGGTTAATCAAAGAATCTATTCCTCTATTTGGAACAGTTGTCCTGACCACAGCATTTCAACAGCTTGATGTTTTACTATTACGAAGTATGGATTCTGAGTATTCGGTTGGATTGTATTCTGCGGCGCTCCGGCTTACGGTTCCGCTTGGAATAATTCCTCAGGCATTAATTACTACAATCTTCCCTTTGATTGTTCGGGGAAGGGAAACCGGAAGTGCAAGCACAATGCCGGCGACAAGACTCGTTTACAAAATTTTATTTCTTTTTTCATTCTCGATTTCGTTTATAATAACCTTCAAAGCTGAACACATTATCAAACTTATTTTCGGCGGTGAATATTCAGATGCCTATCTGCCGATGACCATTTTATTCTGGTCGATATTATTTACCTATTTCAATACTTTTACTTTAAATCTTCTTACAGTTTATAACAAACAGAAATATAATTTTTTTGGTACTTTATTAATAGTTTTATTTCAGGTCGCATCAGTTATAATCCTTACTCCACTTTATTCGTACAGCGGTGTTGCTGTGGCAAGAGTCGCCGCTGGTGCTGCAGGTACAATTTTTTTCATATTTATTTTAAAAGGAATTGGTATCCAGTTTAATTTCTTTTCGATGAGAGTTGCCAAATGGCTGATCCCGTTTATTACAGGTTCTGTTCTTCTGTCTTTTCTTCCTTTCTTTGTTTATTTACCCATGGCTGTTTTACTTACGATTACACTCACAATAAAATTAAAATATTTTTCAGATGAAGAAGTAAATCTTCTTCTCCGAGCAATTAATTATGAG is from Ignavibacteriota bacterium and encodes:
- a CDS encoding radical SAM protein, with translation MNIAFINPPFFPKYSRGSRSPAVTKSGTVYYPIWLALAAGVAEKNGHQITLIDAPAEAISVEETMNRLANFNPRIAVIETSTGSISSDIKFAEEVKKKFDNVLVCLVGNHVTAVDKDTLKSSNLIDAIARNEYEATIVELAERLEKKESLENVLSLTWRNGIEIVANGHRPALTQEDLDAMPFASEIFKRFCNSRDYFFAAGRFPQMMVYTGRGCPYLCTWCVYPQNFYGHTYRHRSPQSIAAEFKYIEENFPEVVEVTIEDDTYTVFKKHTIEICKLLIEQNNKLTWTCNVRADLDEETMHWMKKAGCRLVIVGFESGSNEILKLMKKGVRVEQFTAAENARKAGLLIHACYMMGNRGETLQTMNETLTLAKRLNTDTAQFFPLMLYPGTEAYDWAKKEGLITAKTWDDWLTPEGLHNTVVGTHDLSAQEIVDFCNYARREYYLRAAYFSMKAKNIIRHPSELKRTLKAFLTFYKHLFSKESKANTDKFKTRLSHDKDVTTEINGEKGLNNVVKKSSEATVIQKETVV
- a CDS encoding glycosyltransferase family 2 protein: MELYIAAIFWFAVLLLLHAYLIYPFSLRIFKLFKSRPFTADQDYFPSISILIAAYNEEKVIAERIENIKNLNFDFGKLELIIGSDCSSDRTSEIVQSKSKDYNWLKCVNFEQRRGKATVLNDLFKTAKNDILVFSDANTKFNKDALVKLVSEFDDQKVGGVCGRLVLEEPADDFDKTNRERLYWQYETQLKKLEGNLGTLIAANGGIYAIRKKLFTKFPVQVAITDDLFQTLAVLQQGFQFLYKYDAIAVEEVSKEIITEFRRKVRFATTNFQTLKFFGGLLIPKKILLSYAFFSHKVIRWFVPLLLILLLITNALLIDHQYFYKIIFYFQIGFYVSALVGFILNKLKINISIFSIIYYYVFTNLALLIGLYKFLMRKQVYIWNSTPR
- a CDS encoding flippase — its product is MQPTTKVSSNVSAIFFGRGAEMLITLVSVTLIARNLGVEQYGLFSSIVALTVLVSKFIDIGFGPIVFRESSKKDSSYDLLNTAFSLRIILLFGLFLVFNTFSLITNLNQKELILSNILFLNIIFSSKYMNFRELLEVLFKVNLNMFSVMLFNTIDSIVLLILVFLMSYTGGGLEYLVIAYVAANIPGFLLLIIYLHKKYKYKFNFSFKEGIWLIKESIPLFGTVVLTTAFQQLDVLLLRSMDSEYSVGLYSAALRLTVPLGIIPQALITTIFPLIVRGRETGSASTMPATRLVYKILFLFSFSISFIITFKAEHIIKLIFGGEYSDAYLPMTILFWSILFTYFNTFTLNLLTVYNKQKYNFFGTLLIVLFQVASVIILTPLYSYSGVAVARVAAGAAGTIFFIFILKGIGIQFNFFSMRVAKWLIPFITGSVLLSFLPFFVYLPMAVLLTITLTIKLKYFSDEEVNLLLRAINYESWKSKFKS